One Candidatus Neomarinimicrobiota bacterium genomic window carries:
- a CDS encoding ABC transporter ATP-binding protein: MNIVECRDVKKTYRKGKVEVNALNGVSLTIKKGAFVALAGPSGSGKTTMLNIIGGLDLADSGRITVDGNALDKMTQSELASLRLQKVGFVFQAYNLIPVLSAFENVEFVMLLQGVPSAKRRELARAILEDVGLEGKYDRRPAELSGGEQQRVAVARAIVSNPSIVLADEPTANLDSKTGKGLLEMMRQMNEKKKATFIFSTHDKMVMDYARRLVLIRDGLVADDQVREG, translated from the coding sequence ATGAACATAGTGGAATGCAGAGACGTCAAAAAGACATATCGAAAAGGCAAGGTAGAAGTTAATGCGCTTAACGGCGTGAGCCTGACCATAAAAAAGGGGGCCTTTGTCGCCCTGGCCGGGCCATCGGGGTCAGGCAAGACCACTATGCTGAATATCATCGGTGGACTGGACTTGGCTGATTCAGGCCGGATCACGGTGGACGGAAACGCACTGGATAAAATGACCCAATCGGAGTTGGCCAGCTTACGTCTGCAAAAAGTCGGGTTTGTATTCCAGGCATATAATCTTATTCCGGTCCTGTCCGCATTTGAAAACGTGGAATTCGTCATGCTCCTCCAGGGCGTGCCGTCCGCTAAGCGACGGGAACTGGCCAGGGCTATCTTGGAAGATGTGGGCTTAGAGGGGAAATACGACCGGCGTCCAGCCGAGTTATCAGGTGGGGAACAGCAGCGAGTCGCCGTTGCCAGAGCCATCGTTTCCAATCCATCCATTGTGTTAGCGGACGAGCCTACAGCCAACCTGGATTCCAAGACCGGAAAGGGTCTGCTGGAGATGATGAGGCAGATGAACGAGAAGAAAAAGGCAACCTTTATCTTTTCGACCCATGATAAGATGGTCATGGACTATGCCCGACGGCTCGTGCTCATCAGGGATGGCCTCGTGGCAGATGATCAGGTCCGGGAAGGGTAG
- a CDS encoding ABC transporter permease — protein sequence MIAVIIGVWSMIFLGALMRGIADQMLRNGVATLTGHIQVHHKGYRDDPVVENSMTDFQRVETTLKKLVPSGTQWTFRVRVSAIASNARHSDGVTLVGIDPLREAKVSFIGQALTQGRYLKSDDKYGIVVGKALVGTFETRLGRKLVLMSQDVDREIASRAFRIVGIFRAEMEATEKQFVFVTMPAAQEMLKLKNNISEVSIILPDYKQVNQVATDLRAALPPAYYEVQTWRELLPLVTAYLKIYDQFMFLWFLVVFIAMGFGIVNTMLMAVFERIREFGLLKALGMKPWWIIREVLTESCFLLVIGMAIGNILGLLSVFALSGSGINLSALAAGMEYFGISRVIYPVIYGRDLTMANLVVFILGLLVSLYPAAKAARFIPVEALAHI from the coding sequence ATGATCGCTGTTATCATCGGGGTCTGGAGCATGATCTTTTTAGGTGCGCTGATGCGGGGTATCGCGGACCAAATGCTCCGAAACGGTGTCGCTACGCTCACCGGGCATATCCAGGTACATCATAAAGGGTATCGAGATGACCCGGTTGTCGAGAACAGCATGACCGATTTTCAGAGGGTAGAAACAACCCTTAAGAAGCTCGTGCCATCTGGCACCCAGTGGACTTTTAGGGTTCGGGTTAGCGCTATTGCCAGCAACGCTCGACACTCGGATGGTGTGACATTAGTGGGGATTGATCCTCTACGCGAGGCCAAGGTCTCGTTCATCGGGCAGGCGCTCACCCAGGGGCGTTACCTCAAGTCTGATGACAAATACGGGATTGTGGTGGGTAAGGCCTTAGTGGGCACGTTTGAGACCAGATTGGGCCGTAAGCTGGTTCTCATGTCACAGGATGTTGATCGGGAGATCGCCTCCAGGGCCTTCCGTATTGTCGGGATCTTCAGGGCCGAAATGGAGGCCACGGAGAAACAGTTTGTCTTTGTCACCATGCCTGCGGCCCAGGAAATGCTCAAGTTGAAGAACAATATCTCCGAGGTGTCCATCATTCTTCCCGATTACAAGCAAGTCAACCAGGTGGCAACCGACCTGCGGGCCGCCTTGCCGCCTGCATATTATGAAGTGCAGACCTGGCGGGAACTCCTTCCCTTAGTCACCGCATACCTGAAGATTTATGACCAGTTTATGTTCTTGTGGTTCCTAGTAGTTTTCATTGCTATGGGCTTTGGCATCGTCAACACCATGCTCATGGCTGTATTCGAGCGAATACGTGAGTTCGGCCTGCTCAAGGCACTGGGGATGAAGCCATGGTGGATCATTAGAGAGGTCCTGACAGAGTCGTGTTTTCTCCTGGTTATTGGTATGGCCATTGGGAACATCTTAGGGCTTTTGAGTGTTTTCGCCCTTTCAGGCAGCGGCATCAATCTTTCTGCCCTGGCCGCCGGCATGGAATATTTCGGTATATCTCGGGTGATTTACCCGGTCATCTACGGTAGGGACTTGACCATGGCCAACCTGGTGGTATTTATCTTGGGTCTTTTGGTGAGCCTTTATCCAGCCGCTAAAGCGGCCAGGTTCATCCCGGTAGAGGCCTTAGCCCACATTTGA